The following nucleotide sequence is from Thermostaphylospora chromogena.
CTCGCGGAGCGCCGCCACGCACCGCGAGATGATCGCCTGGTCGACCAGGGGCCGTACGGCGTCGTGCAGCAGCACGTCGCACTCGTCCTCGCCGAGCGCCCGCAGCGCCCGCCAGGTCGTCTCGGTACGGCTCTCGCCGCCCGGCAGGACGGCCCGCACCTTCGCGTAACCGCCGCGTGCGACGATCTTCTCGACCTCGTCCGTGTACCCGGGCGTCATCAGCACCAGGATCTCGTCGATCTCCGGGGCGGCGTCGAACACCGCGATCGTGTGCTCGATGACCGGCTTTCCGGCGATCTCCACGAGCTGCTTGGGCGTGCTCATGCCGACACGCCGGCCCACTCCGCCGCCGAGGACGACTCCGACGGTGCGCGGGCGTGCTTGGGGCGTGGCCAAGGTGATCCTCTTCAGTGGAATCGATCTGTCGCCTGTGGGATACCGCGAGCGTAACGGTCCCCGGGGGG
It contains:
- a CDS encoding IspD/TarI family cytidylyltransferase: MATPQARPRTVGVVLGGGVGRRVGMSTPKQLVEIAGKPVIEHTIAVFDAAPEIDEILVLMTPGYTDEVEKIVARGGYAKVRAVLPGGESRTETTWRALRALGEDECDVLLHDAVRPLVDQAIISRCVAALREHAAVMVAFATPDTIVVTEEGAHGEVVHDIPDRSRLRRVQTPQCFRLSVIREAYERALADPGFADRPATDDCGVVLRYLPDVPIAIVPGSERNIKITHPVDLAVAETLLRLREEEGPGER